TCTGAGTCAGGTTGAATTTTACCTGCATCCAACCAATGATGCCTGGTGCAGGGACCATGGACCTGCATTTTTATTGAATGAGGCAAAGAGCCAGAAAGCGGTAGTAGACTGGGGATATAATGCATGGGGAGGGAAATATCCTCCATTCGATCTGGATGACGTAATTCCGACTAAAATCGCCGGACATTTTAACCATCCTTTGTATCTTCCTGAGATTGTGATGGAAGGTGGTTCCGTTGAATTTAATGGTGCAGGAACCATTCTGACCACTACGGCTTGTTTGTTGAACAAGAACAGAAACCCACACCTGACCAAAGAAGAGATCGAACAATATTTGCTGGAGTTTTACGGCGCTGAGCAGGTACTTTGGCTGGGAGATGGAATTGTTGGGGATGATACAGATGGACATATTGATGATATCACCCGTTTTGTGAACGAAGACACCGTTTTAACAGTAGTAGAGAGTAATCCTTTGGATGAAAATTATATCCTGTTACAGGAGAACCTGGCGGCATTGAAGGAGATGCGTTTATTGAATGGTAAACCATTGAACATTATTAAACTTCCGATGCCTTCACCAGTGATTCATGAGGATACCCGTTTGCCGGCTTCTTATGCTAATTTCTATATTGCCAATACTTCGGTTATTGTACCTACATTCAGGGATGTGAATGATGAGAAAGCATTGAAGATTATTCAGGATGTTTTCCCGGATAGAAAGGTCGTAGGTATTGATTCTACGGATATCATCTGGGGACTGGGCAGTTTTCACTGCCTGAGTCAGCAGGAGCCCGCTATTTAAGCTTTAGAAACAACGAAACAGAAACAAAATATTTTCATAACCAAACATATTTACGATGAAATTACTAGAAGGAAAAACAGCATTAATCACCGGTGCTTCTAAAGGAATAGGCCGCAAGATTGCGGAGAAATTTGCAGAGCAGGGTGCAAACGTTGCTTTTACTTACCTGTCCTCAGTAGAGAAAGGCCAGGCATTGGAGCAGGAGCTGCAAAGCTTCGGTACTCAGGTTAAAGGATACCGTTCAGATGCGTCTAAATTTGATGAAGCAGAAAAACTGATCAATGATATTGTGGCTGATTTTGGCGCATTGGATATTGTAGTGAACAACGCAGGGATTACTAAAGACGGTTTGCTGATGCGCATGAGCGAAGAGAACTGGGATGAAGTGATCAATGTGAACCTTAAATCCGTATTTAACGTTTCTAAAGCTGCTTCTAAAGTAATGATGAAGGCCCGTAAAGGATCGATCATTAACATGAGTTCTGTGGTAGGTGTTCAGGGAAATGCCGGTCAGGCAAATTATGCCGCTTCGAAAGCCGGAATCATCGGT
This region of Pedobacter steynii genomic DNA includes:
- a CDS encoding agmatine deiminase family protein gives rise to the protein MTNLFNDSPKKAGYRFPAEWVKHEATWLSWPHKEESWPGKIETIYTPYCQFIKIVAEGEKVRINVNDEETKAFAISELEKVGADLSQVEFYLHPTNDAWCRDHGPAFLLNEAKSQKAVVDWGYNAWGGKYPPFDLDDVIPTKIAGHFNHPLYLPEIVMEGGSVEFNGAGTILTTTACLLNKNRNPHLTKEEIEQYLLEFYGAEQVLWLGDGIVGDDTDGHIDDITRFVNEDTVLTVVESNPLDENYILLQENLAALKEMRLLNGKPLNIIKLPMPSPVIHEDTRLPASYANFYIANTSVIVPTFRDVNDEKALKIIQDVFPDRKVVGIDSTDIIWGLGSFHCLSQQEPAI
- the fabG gene encoding 3-oxoacyl-[acyl-carrier-protein] reductase, with translation MKLLEGKTALITGASKGIGRKIAEKFAEQGANVAFTYLSSVEKGQALEQELQSFGTQVKGYRSDASKFDEAEKLINDIVADFGALDIVVNNAGITKDGLLMRMSEENWDEVINVNLKSVFNVSKAASKVMMKARKGSIINMSSVVGVQGNAGQANYAASKAGIIGFSKSLAKELGSRNIRTNVIAPGFIRTEMTDVLDPKVVQGWEEGIPLKRAGEPEDVANACLFLASDMSAYVTGQVLSVCGGML